The proteins below are encoded in one region of Tachypleus tridentatus isolate NWPU-2018 chromosome 4, ASM421037v1, whole genome shotgun sequence:
- the LOC143248363 gene encoding uncharacterized protein LOC143248363 — translation MVLYYDNHYTMFPAPSHQATFNSHPYSSNPIQQVSLTQCGPNQQGYDLECPMSEGMLQQGWHSPFYPISSTNGNSCAHMASNPNCYEEWSQSQGSLSKSSLCSNVGIPVNLSSTASQQWNFGLPPYRQQDILSNCQGIVSLTEVAHSNDNGGVVPTEESLSPCSGINVNIVPSPDSSYQSQPQHAHSPYEWMKPPSYQESDQLRPVKTRTKEKYRVVYTDHQRLELEKEFHYSRYITIRRKSELAVMLGLSERQVKIWFQNRRAKERKQARKQEDILQKEKEQAQCINSASDCVINKSMSAVINMNSGHFV, via the exons ATGGTCCTTTATTATGATAATCACTACACTATGTTTCCTGCACCATCTCATCAGGCGACCTTTAACTCCCACCCTTATTCTTCCAATCCAATTCAGCAGGTTTCACTGACACAGTGTGGACCTAATCAACAGGGTTATGATCTAGAATGTCCAATGTCTGAAGGCATGCTTCAACAGGGCTGGCACTCTCCATTTTACCCAATTTCTAGCACTAACGGCAACTCGTGTGCCCATATGGCCTCAAACCCAAACTGTTATGAGGAATGGTCTCAGTCGCAAGGTTCGTTATCTAAATCTAGTCTTTGTTCCAACGTAGGTATACCAGTAAACTTATCTTCGACTGCCAGTCAACAGTGGAATTTCGGACTTCCCCCCTATAGACAGCAAGATATTTTGTCCAACTGTCAGGGAATAGTTAGTTTGACGGAAGTAGCTCATTCCAATGACAACGGAGGAGTAGTTCCGACGGAGGAGTCCCTGTCTCCATGCTCTGGAATCAACGTTAATATAGTTCCGTCACCGGATAGTTCCTACCAGTCTCAACCACAACATGCACATAGTCCGTACGAATGGATGAAGCCACCGTCCTACCAAGAATCAGACCAATTACGCCCAG TAAAAACCAGGACTAAAGAGAAATACCGTGTAGTCTACACAGACCACCAAAGACTGGAATTAGAGAAAGAATTCCATTACAGTCGTTACATCACTATTCGGCGAAAAAGTGAACTAGCTGTCATGTTAGGCCTATCGGAGCGACAAGTGAAAATATGGTTTCAAAACCGTAGGGCCAAAGAAAGAAAACAGGCAAGGAAGCAGGAAGATATCTTGCAAAAAGAAAAAGAGCAAGCCCAGTGTATTAACTCTGCCTCAGATTGTGTTATAAACAAATCCATGTCTGCTGTGATAAATATGAACTCGGGTCACTTcgtttaa